In the Populus trichocarpa isolate Nisqually-1 chromosome 1, P.trichocarpa_v4.1, whole genome shotgun sequence genome, attttttctgagtttttaatattagaaattttatttttatatatatgtttttcctATTTcctattattatgttttttctctcttatttgaaggaaacatattttttattttatttttttctacttaataattatttgataacaagactaataaataaattactaagaataaaatttatttacacatGATGGTCCATAATAAAATTCATCcttaatgtttatttattatcttatttcaattaaatcataaaaataacaatctccTTGGAGGGCCAAGTCATaaccttttataaaataattgcaaTCAAGCTTGTATCTTGTGAGcacatcaatttaataaatcttAATGTGATCATCAAAATAACTTAagatattatgataattttaatatgctaagtATATATTAGCAgtggaaaattaataaaatatataactcGTACTATAATCGATTAAATATTGAAGCGATTGTAAATGAGTGTTTAGAAATGCGGTTAtacctatatttttaaaaaaattatttattttttactaaaaattaaatttttttatgttttggatcgttttgatgcgtttatttttaaaaaataaaaaaaatattattttaatatattttaacataaaatatactttaaaaaggCAAGCTCTAAATCTTTTTATCGTCGGGAATTGATGGAGATGTACATGTCATCACGCTTCTTGTTGGAGCTTGATAACAAGCCTATGGCTATGCgagagtttattattattattattattattattattattattattgggttTTGAAGATAGGGAAAATGTGAGAGCATTCATGCATTACAGATAGATGATGACAAGGGCTGCCAAGTCTGGCTGGTGGAAGAAGAAAGCTCTGTGGACCTAGctcaagaagaagatgatggggtTTACGAGAATAAAGttgaggttattttttaaaatataatattaacataatattatttaaaaaaaatattttatataaaaaaatattttaaaatttacaaaaacacattttaaccacatttccaaatattcatgaagaaaaagaaaaaccatggccactattttaatcaaaattgtgaaaatgattttgattaaaatagtttttgaaacaATAGTTAATTTGAAGGAAATAAACATTGTATGTTATATTTATGTACTATATAATATAGTTGtaaacataatttcaaaatataaatataaaaatttgtaTGACACTTTCCatccaaatcaataaaaactttttatatctaaaatctTTATAGCAAGACATTCAAATGGATTAATGGTATTAAGTGGGAGttagattttgaaatttttggtataggaattttattttgatattttatagatacaaaaatatcttaaaagactatttcacaaaaaaaaaaatattttttataagggcCTTAGTAAGTATACTTGAGCAATATTTTACTCTTGTGTATTCCCTGTGGAAACTTTATTAGGTATCTTTAATACCCTGTTTGAAATTATAGTAGTGGTGACGGTTTAAAGtggttttcatttaaaaatgtattaaaatgaattttttttaaaaaaaattatttttaacatcagcatattaaaataatcagaaaatataaaaaaattattttaaacaaaaaaaaatttgaaacttttaaaaacGTGTTTGTACCATATTTCCAAACATACCCTAAATACTTAAAGCTTTTGTTGGGCCAAGGTCATGggcctttgttttttcttgcaaaaaaGCAGATTGGTTTTATTATAGTAAAACACAAGACAACCTCAAGATCACTCTCTGCAAAACCTTTGCCATGACAATGGCCTTATCTTCATCTCCACACTCTCCAGCAGTCCTCACAGCCTCTCAATTCTCAACTCACTCACCATTTCCAAAACTCACCACCTCTCACTTCTTCTTCTCTACTGGTAAACCCTCCAACCAAACCAGCTACTTTAACCTTTCTTCAAGCTACTCCACCATTGATAGATCATGGAGCGCTaaggtttctttctttcctgCTTTCTTGAAAAAGGGCAAGAGTGCTAAGGTCCTCAAGGAGGAACTTCTTGAGGCCATTGATTCCCTTGATCGTGGAGCAGACGCCATTCCTGAAGACCAACAAAGAGTTGATGAGGTTGGTCCATTCCCATCACCTCTTCTTTGCCTTATGATGATTTTTTGCTGTAACTCTGAAGATTTTATTACGTTGAAGCTTTTCTTGAACTTGAGCTAATTAAAATGCAccccaaatatatattttcttagttgGAAACTTAGGATTAACGTTCCAGAAAATATATTGTTGAATGCTTAAACTAATGTAGAGGATGTGTTCTTAAGATCttttaaagaaagaatttaattttgatgaatgCGCAACTTTTTTATTCTTGGAAGTCATTTCTTTACAGATTGCTCGGAAGCTTGAAGCAGTGAATCCGACAAAGGAGCCATTGAAATCTGGTTTACTAAACGGGAAATGGGAGCTTCTATACACCACTTCACAATCTATTTTGCAAACACAAGTGAGCTCAGATACCATGTTGTTTCtatgtatttttcaaattaatccatccaaatatttcttttgctttgtttgGCACTTCAATATGTTTGGACAATTGACACTTTTCATTCACTTCTTTTGGTGATCTTAGCGTATTTTCTTGGTATGAAATTAATCCCAACAATCACAGAATCACCATGTATTCTAATCTAAACAAGTTTCATGGGATTATCCAATCAATATACACCATTAATGGAACTGGTGGTAGCActttccttcccttttttttgcACACTTGACTTATTAATTGAATGAATACTTGCCAAGCATCTTGTCTCGATTTGTCTTTcgtgaagaaaatattaatgataaataaataaaaaggtggCTTTGTTTCTTGTATTTCTTGTACGAGTTGACATCACTCGAGAAATAATGTCGTGCAGAGGCCAAAGCTCTTAAGATCCAGGACAAACTACCAAGCAATCAATGCTGATATACTTAGGGCCCAGAACATGGAATCTTGGCCATTCTTCAACCAGGTAAAAGGGATTAttggaatttgatttttaagcattccattttccttttactctttttttgttttttataaagaacAGATAAGCTATATATACCCTACACTCTCGACCATTTTATCTGAAAAGACTACCACTGCATCCGTGTTCtgtgtttttcttgaaaactataCGTTAAGTCTCCACAAGTAAAACTGTTTAGGGTTAGGGGCTctccattgaaaaataaaaaaggtgtaAATTCAGTCTCACGTCTTATCAGTTTGACGTTCATGTTTTGTAGGTAACTGCAGATTTAACACCATTGAGTGCAAAAAAAGTTGCTGTAAAGTTCGATGTCTTCAAGATTCTTGGTCTGGTAGGTACTCTCGTCTTATTTTTATAGTAAACTATAATTATGTAGCACTTATTTTTCTGGAGTTGTATAGATCCAAACTAGCAAGGTGTTTTCAATTTGTTGATGACTCAAGTATTCCTGAGCCCTAAAATCAAGCCTATGAAGCATATatctcaaaatgtttttcactaaGTCCTTTTGCCACTTCTTTTCACAAAATGCTCTTAACATCCTGCACAGATACCAGTTAAGGCACCAGGAAGAGCTCGTGGTGAGCTGGAAATCACTTATTTGGATGAAGAATTACGGTCAGTGCACTCATTTTTTGTGTACCATTAATTCATAAGAATTAGGAGTGCTTTAAGAACTGCTAGGGATGGAATACAGATAACAATCATAGCATAATGTAACTTATTGACATTTAACTTTATGATAATAGAATGCACCAACATCAGAGAACCTTGTCAACTTAATTACTagcaatttttttaactgaaagaAATGATGGAGATCGTGGCTTAATAAGGTCTGATTTCTGTATGAGAAACCATAGGTTAAAGAGAACATtcatgtacaaaaaaaaaaacacatgcaaGCACATACTTTCTGCCATAATCGAAGGAGATCTGTTGCATGCCTATCGACTGAGCAGTACAACTCTGGCTCGATGCTTGATGCAGGATCATGCGTATACACACACACGCATCATCATTCTTTGCATGTTTTTGCCCAATTCATTCCCGTGTTAAACACATGACTAGTTCTTTGTCTGCTGATGATAAACCATTAATCATGTCCATAATCTGTGTCTGTGGGAAGCAAccatttcatttgaaaataccaAGTCTAGTAGAACATTTTTGTTTGTATTAGTTCTTGATTAATAATCAGGTtataattcatttgtttttgatGAATAATCAGGTTATACTTgcatgatttttattctttatgttCTGTTGTAGGTGCAATAGTAACCAACCAAATTACTAGTTCACAACCATGCATGTCTATTTTCAGCGTATGTAACATACtgttcctttttatttcaacaGAGTATCCAGGGGTGACAAAGGAAACCTGTTTGTCTTGAAAATGGTTGATCCATCCTACCGTGTTCCTGTCTGATCATGATTGACCATATTGTTCTTGTAATCGACCCGTAATGCCTCCCTTTTGCATTTTAATTGTTCTGGCCATGTAAGCTGCAGGTTTTCCTTCGACACATTTCCTAGCCGTATTAGTCTGTTGCGTGTATAatgtaaattttgattcttgACTGTATATGCTTAcgctttctattttcttttttttttgagtttaagCAACCGTCAGAAGTTGCTATCCGATAATATAACTAAAATACAAAGGTGAACAGACTGGAATACAAATTGCAGTGTTTATCAGGTTGTGGAGAAGGCATGCATGTATGAGGGTGTGCTTAGTTTCTGTTTCTGTACCTTTTCTTGTAATGTCATGTACCACTTTATTCCTTTGCTGGACAGCATCTGCAAGTGTCGTGTTATCACATAATCGCATTGATTAATCAGCCAACTATAAGTATCAACCATCTTTCTGgtgctgtgatttttttttcctgattgtTTTAAATGCATATCATGAgtaatttgaaaacaataatgctATCCTTTGAGGTCCTTAAAAAGGTTGCAATAGCGTAGCATTTAGAAAACTTCCAAGCCCTTTGGAGAAGAAATTGTTACATGAACTTGGCTACTTAGACGAGCCAATTACACTGTCTTGATTTACTGTAtcagttattaattaaaattattttggtctGATAGATCAGATTCATGTAACAGTTTGTTCTCAAGGGTGGATATAGCTCTCTCTTTGGTCAATTTGCTTGTGAGATTTGATGTGTCTTAAGATCCAGCAACTTTGTAGTGTCTTGAGATTTGAAGGTGACTATAAAACTGCATTTAGCAACCCAAATTTTAAATGACTAGAAAACTTGAAAAGGATGAGAGGCTGTAGAGAATAGGTTTACTTTTGTCACAGAATAACAAAGTAattacataaagaaaaaaatgtcaagTACAACAACTGTTCCAAGCCTCGCAATCATTCTTCTGcatttggatattttatttttctgatgatGAAAAATAACACCGATCTGTTGTTGTGGTTTTTTAGTCTGACAGTTTAATGTCAATGTTAATTAAGCTGGCACTTGTTGGAAGAGATTCGTCTGATTGATCCACAAATTCTTCATCTTCTGATTCAACAGCTTTGATGTTCTCCACCTCTGTCATTTCAGGTCGGTTATAGGGGAACTTATCGCAGCAGCGGCTTGCAATTTGCAGTAGTTTTAGCATCCCAGAATACGCACTTCTTTGCACAGGAATCTCAATATCGTGTATCTCAGCTGTCCATTATTCCCTGACTGCTCTATTCACCCGACTGCAAAGATCCACTCCCTTCATTCCTGGAGGAGCCGAATAGACTGGTAGCTTTCCAGTCAAGAGTTCTAGCAGAAGGCAACCATAACTCCAAACATCAGACTTCTTAGAAACCTTTTTGGTATATGATATCCAGGTGGTTTGTATGAAACAAGATTCTGAGCTGCAATGGATTGAGCTATTAGTGATCTGAGACCACGATCTGATATCAAAACCATCCCGTTCCAATCAAGAAGAACATTTGTTGATTTTAGGTTGCCATGAGGGACAACGCTTTTTGAGTTAGTAGTATTGATGTGAAGATACTACAGGGCTCGTGAAATGCCTCGAGCTATGGATAGTCTTGCGCTCCACCTACATGGAATCCTGTCCCTTCCTCTGCTACCTGCATTGTTGAACaaatatattacaaataattgGTTGCagataataaaatagataaaagaaaTGCATGTAATCTTCCCAATCATCAATTTCATGTTATAAAATGTGAGAGAAAGAATAAGAGAATGATTTAAACTTTctaaaaaatgcaaaagaaaaaccagaatttattttatttgtatataaaaaaaaatagaaagagggAAAGAGCAAATCGAAGTGAATAAATACCATGAATGCGAGTAAAGAGGTTTCCTTTTTGTGGATATTTGTGTACCAGAAACTGCTCATCCTTGGAGTAGGAGTAAGCTAG is a window encoding:
- the LOC7486684 gene encoding probable plastid-lipid-associated protein 4, chloroplastic, which gives rise to MTMALSSSPHSPAVLTASQFSTHSPFPKLTTSHFFFSTGKPSNQTSYFNLSSSYSTIDRSWSAKVSFFPAFLKKGKSAKVLKEELLEAIDSLDRGADAIPEDQQRVDEIARKLEAVNPTKEPLKSGLLNGKWELLYTTSQSILQTQRPKLLRSRTNYQAINADILRAQNMESWPFFNQVTADLTPLSAKKVAVKFDVFKILGLIPVKAPGRARGELEITYLDEELRVSRGDKGNLFVLKMVDPSYRVPV